In Salvia miltiorrhiza cultivar Shanhuang (shh) chromosome 4, IMPLAD_Smil_shh, whole genome shotgun sequence, the DNA window TATTCAGCATAAACAGATTTCACCTGAATGAAGAAAAGTACCTCTGCTATTCATTAGGAATGCCAACAGGaagtttattttaatgaaaGCTACTACTCTTTATTCTGATAAGAAAAATGGAGAAGAATACGTTCATTCCGTCATGCCGAGTATGATTACAATGACAATGCATAGCTTTACAGAAACAAGATAAATTGTAAGAGATTTGCACTTATTAGAAGGGCTAGGTTGGAGCCTTACAGGTGCTTTTGTGACAAATGATCAATTGCTCCAACATTGAAACCAAATTGGCATGCATAAAAGTTAAATTCACAATTTGTTCGTATCAAGCTAACACCAGCTGGAGAAAGCAGCTGCGCAAGGAgcagtttatttaattgattttgtcagttttttctttttaattgctTATGTTAGTTATTCTAATTAGTGTTTGCGATCTTTCCTAGTTATTTGTTTTGTTTACTCTCAGGTCTCTATTTGGGGCACGGCTCAACTAAGGTTCTCTTAAAGGGTTCTTGCATTGGACCGGGGAGAGTTGTCTAGAATTTTTCTCAACCTCGGCGTGTAGCGCTTTGGTGGGGATTGATTCCTGTTAACTTGGTTTCTCTAGTTCATTTGCTTAATATTGTTAGTTGAGTTACTTTGTGTTGTACTGTTGTTCAATCCCATTCCCACTCTCACAATTTGAAACACTAACTAAATTTACTACAAATGACAAGTGATGATCAAGCAACAGCAAGTACCCAGATAAGCAATAAAACATCTTTTGTTATAAATTCCCAGTGCACTATCCCAGTTTAATGCAACCAAACAGTGCGGTATCAGAGCTacaataatttcaaaaattttgttgtttttgaagCAGTAATATAATTATCCATGAAGAATTACAAAAAACACGGCTACAGGCAACCTAAAATCAATTATATGACGACCATGTAACTTAATTCTCTATGGAAACTTGTATTCCAAACTGACCTGtgaaatttcttcttcagctggATCACTTAAGGGTTGTGCCCATGCAACTTTTACCATCTGTTTTTTTCCAAATGCATCTTTCTCTTGCAGTTTCTTAAAAGCAGTTTGAGCATCTTTACTTGTTTGAAGCTCAACAAAGGCAAAACCACGATTTCTCTCTGTGTTATTTGGATCAGCCTTGATAGTAACTTTATCTATTTTCTCAATGCCAGCTTTCTCTAACAACTCAACCAACTGCAGAAAGAGTACCCTTTAGTTACATCATCCATATTAAATGATGTTCAACAGGACaaagcataaaaataaaataaaagctcaCATCTCCAGTCTTCCAATTTCTGTCAATATTACCAAGAAATATTGTATCATTGCCCAGAACTGGAGCTGCATTGCAGTGCTTCCCACATATCTAAAGTTGAATAACAAAAATACAAGACATTAGAAACAGCAATAGGTCATATCAGGGTAAAAGGAATAATTTCTGAGGAGACACGAATAGCTGCAAGGACAAACTAACAACATATGCCCCATGACCAGATAATTATAGTAAATTAAGAAGTAGACGACCATTCCCTGGTAGAAAAGGCCATAAGTACAATATACAGGCACAAATATCTGATTATAAAACATACCACAGGCCTACCAAAAGAATGACGGATATCAAGTAGAATAACAATGTGAGTAATTCCCAAAGTAAGTTGCATTAGACGACAAAAGAAAAGATATTTCACATTGCCCAGGGCTATTAAAGAAATCAAAAGTTGGGCAAAgagaattcatatcagaatcaTAGGTTTCAAACTTTCATGAGCATTTTCTAGTATAGTTTCTGAAGTTGAACAGCCAATGCAACTGCCACAGGTTCTTTAACTTACATGTGTATTGGAGAATTCATAGTTCATGCATGTTCCAGAATAAATAAACTCATACTTTCAACAGAATATTTTGCAGGTAGGTATAGTTAACACACAACATTAAAATTTATGGTGTCTTAAAATATATCACATATTAGGTATTTACCCAacataatttgaaaaatagatATCGACTAAAGAGAGAAACAAACTTGAAACTGGGATGCCAAATGGGCAAGTATTTGTAATATAAGCACAAAAAATTGAATGATCTTCTGTCTTTCTAGGATCTGGTCTTATATTATGAAGTCTGGCAGTAGTATTACTTCCGAATCCAATTTATTCAGCCTTTTCGTTGGAATTGGTTCTTTTCTATTTATACTTATTCTATATTCTATCAAACTCATATTTTGTAGATTTAGCATTTGCAAAATTGGCGCAGACATGTGAGCCAGTCAGTTTTTCCTTGCATTCTAGAAGTTCCCATCATAATTTGAAAAGTTCATATTTTGTAGGGCCAAAGAAAATTTAGCTTTAAACAGATCTTCTGTTATAAATTGTTCTTTTTTTACTCACTTCTATATATTATCTACATATCATCTTAGATCCGTCAAACAAGAGTTTATAAGGCAAAGTACTAATACAGAGATCCAATAGGCAAGGGCAATGTGACTCTAGACAATCATCGTATGAATTAAACTGACTCAAACTATTTCAAATAAGAAGCTATCTCATTATTTGTGTTATTGTTATGAAAATATATCAATGTTTAACTGATGCAGATTCACTATGACTTAATGGGCCCTTCAATGAACGCAATGTTTCATTATTCAACGGTTGAGAGTTCACCATCTCCTATGTCCCACATTCTTGAGCCATGGTTTGTAGTTGAAGCCTCAAGGCTCTTGAGAGTCTTGCCTAATTAGCTTCTATATGCATAAAGCAAATTTAAACAAGAAACTACCATGTCATCATCATAAAATGCACAACTTCTGTGTAGGCCAACATTGTATCCATAGATGCAATGCAACATGTAACCAGAGCCAGAGTACAAGTTACCTCAACTTCAGAGTATTTTGCCAACGCATTTTTAGCATCAGCAGCTGTAGCAAACCGCACAAAGGCAAAGCCTCTATTCTTCCCTGAAGTAGGGTTGACCACTATCCTTACTTCCACAACAGACCCAACATCTTCAAACACTTCCCTAATGTTTTCCTCCTTCGTACCCTTGCTCAGACCACCAAGAAAAATCTCTGTTTTCCGCTTCTCCTTCCGCTCCAATGCTTCCATTTCCCCATCACTCTCCACTTCACCACTGCAACTTTCAGCTTCAACAATCGGTCTTCCGTTGTCCTTCCCACCCAAAATTCCACATATGTCTCCTATTGGACTTACATTTTTACCTGTAAGAAGCTCCATATCCGCTGTTTTGACAATATCAATCCTCTGATTCTCCATGATACAGTCTCTTGATTGATTCTCTGCCATAGTACTCCCTCTCTCTGTAATGTTTTCAAGGCCAAATTTGCCCTTGTAGACTTCTAAATCCCGAGAGCACATTGTTAAATTGTTTCTCTCTACTTCACATACAACATCATTACCTTTTATATCATCTGCATctttaataaataaacaactTTGATGATTTCTTGGCATCATTTGTTCCGAGACATTTGCATTAGTACCAGTTTTTGACATCTCTAACTCCATTTCAAGACTTAGATCATCAACTTCCTCACCAACAACTGGTCCAGAAACGTTTAGAGCATTTACCATTTCCAGATTCTGTGGTACCTCAGCTATGATGTCCTCTTCTTTCAAAACGTCACAAACAATGCTAGGTTTTTCTTTTACCGTATCTACATAATTCACAGGTTTCAAACTTTGTGTCAAGCCATCGGCAGTGTTCACTGTATCTTCATAATTCACAGGGTTCAAACTTTTAGCCTCATTAAATCTACCAGCTTTCTCGATGACCTCATCAACAACGTTAGAATTTTCAATCACATCACTAGCAGGATCAGTATCATTGATTCTTACCTCACTCAAATTGATACCATCTTCCGTGCGATTGATCAAGACCCTCTTCGGCACCCTCTTCATTATCACCCTTTTAACTATCACAGTCTTTTTCACTATCTTCTTCTTAACACTCCTAGTTCCCGCCACTCCACCTGTCGCGCTCTCGTTCCCCATGACGAGCTCCACAGAGCCCCCATCTGCCACCTGCGGCCTTTCTCCTCCAACACAAGATAAAACAACAGCATTTTTGCCTCCATCTCCACCCTCAATAACGCGAACAGCTTCTACGTCAGCGATTTTTTCGGGCCCACGGTGTTGAATACCGGAGTTCTCGAGATCAAAACGATTTTCCGATTCCTCAAAACTGTTGCCGTCGACTCTACCAATATCAGACTCCATATATCCGAATTTTGGGGGCTAGGGTTTCGTGTGAAGTAAGGGATTGGGTCTGAGGAACAGGAGATGACGGCCGGGTAAGTTAGGGATTGAGTTTGAGGGGTGTTTATGGTGTTAGACGCGTTCACGGATGTGCTTCGCGGGAGGATTGTGAGGAAGTCGGAATGTCGGTGGATGGAGGTTGCGATTATCGGATTAAATTGGCGTGTAGAGCGGCAACGAGGTGGCGATGGGTGATTTAGGATGCATTGAGCGGTGGCGCCGCCGACCAATCTTTAGTTCTCTGGTGACCGATCGTGAAGTGGTAGTACTAATACGTAAATCAAATTTCACGAGTTAATTTTTACGCCAAGAATTTCTAATTGTCGTTccctttatcttttttttaaggGATTTCATTTTTGTCATTTAAATGAAGGTTCGAAGTCCAATTAGATCCAAATTATGTTCGACTGATTTAGATTTTCCAATTtcttactttattttttaatccTGAGAAATAAAATTGATTTTGGTGGTTTTTTTTAACGCTTTATCGAGTGATTTGGGTGTTTTAAGTGTCTaatctatataatctatatctatataccGGGGACCATTGCCATGCTTAGTGCATTTTATtaatagaataaaaaaaagGGTATGGCACTCGGTAGCCGGGATAAAAGAAGATGCGCCTGAACTCGTTCTCAGGTGAACCGATGGACCGACGTGGAGAATGCTTCTAGTAGTGAATGTTCTAACTCTATCGCGGGAGTCCCCTAATAAGCTAAGGGCTTAATGAGTTGGGTTATATGGAATGGTCGGGCGGTTGGAGTATTCGTCGTTGGCGGGCTTCGATGCGCGGACCTCGGAAAGACTAAAGGACTAAAGGTTAGACAAGGTTAGCCGAGACAGATTCGGCTTATCAGAGGCAATGGCCTTGGCCTACGTCAAAGACAGTCGATTCGTCCTACTAAGATGTATTCTCCTATCTACACTGTGCACGATGACTTTATCAGTAATGcccaaatttttgaaaatttaccTCTGGTTTATTTAAATACTATAAAAAATAGGACCaccccttaaaataattaatgaatttcTCGTTCATAATCTTTTTATACCTGATATGAAGTATAAGAGTAGTTATTATATTAATCCTGTTGAAAATACTAGGATGATTTCTTAGCTTCAAATATACCAGATAActttaaaaatgataaaaggcGTTGGAAATGTTCGAGAGACCTGTGCTTCCCTCTCGACTAGAGCCCTTGATAGCATGAATAGATTATTGGATTGAGGGTCATGGATCCACGTGTCTCTGTTCCCTTCCAACGAGGCTAGCCTAGGGTTGTCGGATTCATCAGAATGCGGGCAGAGGCTGGCTGCTGATGAACTTTTATTTTGATCAAAGGCCCTTTGGACGATTTCATAAGCAGAGAGATGAATGAGAGTCGGATGGAGCACTCAATGGAGAGATTTCCTTTTGCCTTCGCTCATTGGTCTTATTGAAGATGATTGATTCGAACGAGAGAAACAGAATGAGAGTTGATGGTTGGAAGTCTTCAAGACATATTTGTACTCAGTTAGATTGCAGGTCTACAATAAACATCATTCCTTCGAAGATCTGCTGAAGTTGGGAAGGCAAGATGCACATAAGAGTTTGATCCTGGCGAGAATTAGAACAAAGAGGAATGAAGTAGCTCTGGAAGAGGAATAGCTCGTTAAGAAGAAAGCTAGAACGTTGCTCACAAATTCTCCCTCcactttttttctctcttctattctcccatcaattttttcactattcttttctctctctcttttttttatttttataattttagttattttctaaGTAtcttcaaatttgatttatgaggAAATATTCAATGTTAAGAgtactttacaactttttatttatgtctgtgtataaaaatatttatttatttatttattattacgtggaatactttataataataatgtatgtattaattttcattatcaaataatttaaaattatttaataactataatatcattacattttatacatagttgaaaattatgtttttaaattcgaGATTTTATTGagcaattaatattttatttttaaacatatttttacatttatttatattttgattatgtttaatattatatttatttatttatttaaaatatcgtttaatttcgatttcgcaGTGCATCGCACGAACGAACGTTTTAGTGAATTTATTAATTGACTGCCGGACTAACCCTGGTAGCTTCTTTTGAAAAATGTACCTCTGAGCCCAGACTTCGTAGCCCAAAACTATTTCATGTCTTGTATGTTTAAATTTAAGGTATAtaacaatttaaattataaactaTATGCAGAATTTGAATAATATGTATGTATAATCTCAAAAATTGTCATAATGTTACTTAATTAAAACACAAACTCGCACTAAAAAAAACCTTATTAAGTTGTTATAGGATGCAATAgtatatatacaaaatatacttcgaatacaaaaaaataatttgctTGCTTCCTTTTTTAGACCATAATTCGCCAGATTATAAGGTTCTTACTTATAATGCATATAAATCGATCGAATATATAAAATATGCTTTACTTTTCCACATATACAATTGTTACAAATGAATTATGAATCCGATTGAGACTTACATACATCATCCGTTCAAAAGCCCTTATTACAACACCAAACATACATATAAACCAAtatcaatattaatattaatgtcCACCCTTCCAATTAAAATTCAGTCATATATGATCAACCGTAGATTTGTACATAAAATGCACATAAGCGGCGAGCACCACCACGGCCACCACCGTCGCGGCGAGGCTCGCCGCCATCTTCGCCAATTTCGAGCCCATCAACTGGCGCTGCCGGCAGGACTGCAGCTGGCATTGCACAGCCGCCGCCGACAGAGGAGGCAGCGGCGCCTTCTCCTGAGCTCCGCCGCTCGGTTTGGAGGGTTGATCGGTTTTGGATGGCTCGGGCGAGGAGGGTAATTTGGTCTTTGGCAGTGTGATGATGAGGTTGCTGTTGACGAATTTCGCATGGATTGCATGCGTGTCGTATTTGGTGTTGGGCGCAGCCACTTCTTTGTAAAATTTCATGTGTTTGGAAGCATCTATTTGGCGCTCTCCAGAAATCTTCAGCACCCCATGATTGCTGATTTGCACTTTCAGCTGTTCCTTTTTGAAATCTTCTAATTCAAACACAAATTTGGTCAATGTAATTCTACCGCTATTTTCTAATCCCAATATTCTATGAGTTCATTTGGACTCTTGCGTAATTAAATATCGAAATATTCAAGTTGGGGAACCTAAATAATTATCTCTAAAACATGGGTgtccatttttattttgtttattttcagtTAAACCTTAAAGTTTAACGGCATTACCTGTTTCTTTCAGTCCAAATTTATCTTATTGAACcatatatattacaaaaattGTGGCTGCATATGGAAAttacaaaacaagaaaaattcAAGCATTTTATATGAATTGTTTCATATACATTATGTTAAATGTGAACCAGACACAACTTAATTTATATCTAAAAGAACATTAATTTATGCGTAACAAGTATATACTAAGTGCAGCTCAGTTGGTAAGACGCGTTTCCCCTCCAATCAATAGATCGGAGGTTTGAGTCACTAAGGAAAAAAATTTGGAAAATTGGGAACCATTATTGCATATAAAAAAACATAATCCTGTttgaaaaatcaattttaatcaTCCATCAATCAAGATCTACGAATTAGattgattttcatttttcagtAGGGGTGTTTCTATTTGATCATTTTCCTATATAAATGTGTGTGGATATAATTTACCTTGGAGGTGGACTTCAAGAACATCGCGATCCTCCTTGCGTTGCCATTTGCAAAAAGGTTCGAACTCCTCATACACAATTTCCCGATCAACAGCTTTTGCCGCCATATATATTCAAAAGAGCTCTTTGTATTTTGAAGATGTTGATTTGGTGATGAATGATTAGTTGTCTCCCTTCAAACAatttatattgatatatatacatatatagtgaGATTTATATTTGGTATGGTTTGCGATCGAAAACATTGTTGGAGGTGCAAGTTATTAGTTTCTTCTGGATTTAGTCTcctaaacaaagagaatcacaTTCTTTTTTGGTTTGATAGGGTTAGCTAGTCTTCAATTGCTTTATGCTTGAAAATTCCTTGTGGCCAGAATATCAAGTTTTCCTCTCTTTCTAAGCAATTGCAAATACATTATgcaattatttaattacaaatcTAAGTTAATTAAATGCGTTTAAAGTTGCATATAGATGCTATGATCCCTTGATGGATGCTATAACGTGAATCACGTGATGAATTTCCATACTCGGTATATATGTTTCAAAACTTTCGAcattatttaatgaaatataatattaaGGACATTTATTTTGCATAACTGAACATTTTTATCTTTAATGATAAGATTTTTTCAATCTCAcattttcaataaaataagaatcaagaAAAACTAAATGAAATGACAGAAATAATCAAGGACCTTGTGATATTCCAAAGTTTTAATTCATTAAAGTAAACAAgagattatccttattatttatATCTATCAAGTCTAATCATTCAAAAACGTCCCCTAAtaagaaacaaataaaattcgCATCtgaatattattataatttgtaTTATGTTGGTAATTGTGCTTACATGACAAGGAGAAATTAAAAATCTCTACGGCCtagaaaaatattgatggaaaatgaacattcttttttaataaaatatgtaatacaCGTATTGAGTGGAAgatcataaaataatatttgaattaatatatgatatgtaaaaatagatttaaaataaataagttatgataatttaaattttcaacatATTAACTTTGAAACTATAcacattattttaaatattttttattttcttttttacttaattttatattttttattttttaaaattatatatttctatattttatataacaaaaatattaatagGACATTATGCAAATGAGTcaatacataaattaaactaTCCATTCttatataaaaagtaaaaagcATTCACTAAgcaaaaaaaacttaaaaaacaATCACTTTTGTGTAAGATTACATAATCgcccttattttatttttgccaattttcacttttttttttaattctcatttTATCACCTCTTTcataattttctcatttttctcaaaatttttTCTCTttgtctctctctttctctcgtcaATATCAATGATGGCATTGTACTTCCTCATACTCTCTGACTGACGAAATTCGGACGACGGCATTAAAGTAGCGATGGGCgaatttttcataaaatcaaaattgaCCACATCTAAAAAACGATCGAGAATTTAAGAAGCAAAATAAGAAGAAATGGATGAAATTCGACATACGGGAACTAGATTGCGCTCAAATTTTGCTTTGTGGGTCATCGGTGGAGTAAGGTTTGACGTGGAAAATGTAAAACATGTCGCGTTTATAAGCCAAATGATTGATCGACAATCGCAACACCGATTTGCTGCAATTCGAGAAATTAATGACGACATTGATTTTATTGTCTTTCAACATTCTTCTTGTGTTTCTTTGTATGCCTAAATGTGTTGATGGATCCTCATTTATGTGAGGAGATATCACAATTGAGATCAGTGTGATTTCAAGCTTGAATGTACTTTTTTTTATAGTAACAAAGTTGTATTGTTAATGTTATTGAATTCAtaactaattttaaaattgcaATGAGTTCACGACTCGATTAGTTGTGaattgaattttaaaactataattcatgactagggctgggaatcgggtcgggatcggataccctacccgaaaaaatcaggtacccgatcccgaataaG includes these proteins:
- the LOC131020427 gene encoding uncharacterized protein LOC131020427 isoform X3 — its product is MESDIGRVDGNSFEESENRFDLENSGIQHRGPEKIADVEAVRVIEGGDGGKNAVVLSCVGGERPQVADGGSVELVMGNESATGGVAGTRSVKKKIVKKTVIVKRVIMKRVPKRVLINRTEDGINLSEVRINDTDPASDVIENSNVVDEVIEKAGRFNEAKSLNPVNYEDTVNTADGLTQSLKPVNYVDTVKEKPSIVCDVLKEEDIIAEVPQNLEMVNALNVSGPVVGEEVDDLSLEMELEMSKTGTNANVSEQMMPRNHQSCLFIKDADDIKGNDVVCEVERNNLTMCSRDLEVYKGKFGLENITERGSTMAENQSRDCIMENQRIDIVKTADMELLTGKNVSPIGDICGILGGKDNGRPIVEAESCSGEVESDGEMEALERKEKRKTEIFLGGLSKGTKEENIREVFEDVGSVVEVRIVVNPTSGKNRGFAFVRFATAADAKNALAKYSEVEICGKHCNAAPVLGNDTIFLGNIDRNWKTGDLVELLEKAGIEKIDKVTIKADPNNTERNRGFAFVELQTSKDAQTAFKKLQEKDAFGKKQMVKVAWAQPLSDPAEEEISQVKSVYAEYLPSSWDEKKVKEFFKRFGEIESVALAKDLLSFRRNDIAFINYTTCDAALTCIEAVNRERLGDDCSKVKMAVSLAKTIPKRKQMRHTSNPTSRQNLEAKENASQISKKLRTPRNKGTATSSSYDHVKVVSRTSTTSTTEELVQLLRQQASTKNNPPPPGSGAVMPDHRFFLPGSKRPFSQVGHNPLSVEYQGLSRVRAESLYRISGPSSLSHGVDLLPSSYHHQPGPESINGRRSYPNRLQARDRASYFEDTNPYHRY
- the LOC131020427 gene encoding uncharacterized protein LOC131020427 isoform X1, which translates into the protein MESDIGRVDGNSFEESENRFDLENSGIQHRGPEKIADVEAVRVIEGGDGGKNAVVLSCVGGERPQVADGGSVELVMGNESATGGVAGTRSVKKKIVKKTVIVKRVIMKRVPKRVLINRTEDGINLSEVRINDTDPASDVIENSNVVDEVIEKAGRFNEAKSLNPVNYEDTVNTADGLTQSLKPVNYVDTVKEKPSIVCDVLKEEDIIAEVPQNLEMVNALNVSGPVVGEEVDDLSLEMELEMSKTGTNANVSEQMMPRNHQSCLFIKDADDIKGNDVVCEVERNNLTMCSRDLEVYKGKFGLENITERGSTMAENQSRDCIMENQRIDIVKTADMELLTGKNVSPIGDICGILGGKDNGRPIVEAESCSGEVESDGEMEALERKEKRKTEIFLGGLSKGTKEENIREVFEDVGSVVEVRIVVNPTSGKNRGFAFVRFATAADAKNALAKYSEVEICGKHCNAAPVLGNDTIFLGNIDRNWKTGDLVELLEKAGIEKIDKVTIKADPNNTERNRGFAFVELQTSKDAQTAFKKLQEKDAFGKKQMVKVAWAQPLSDPAEEEISQVKSVYAEYLPSSWDEKKVKEFFKRFGEIESVALAKDLLSFRRNDIAFINYTTCDAALTCIEAVNRERLGDDCSKVKMAVSLAKTIPKRKQMRHTSNPTSRQNLEAKENASQISKKLRTPRNKGTATSSSYDHVKVVSRTSTTSTTEELVQLLRQQASTKNNPPPPGSGAVMPDHRFFLPGSKRPFSQVGHNPLSVEYQGLSRVRAESLYRISGPSSLSHGVDLLPSSYHHQPGPESINGRRSYPNRLQRSGPPPSCCLCVTVALLLCRPAAVTSSAIQARDRASYFEDTNPYHRCESIFWFSHLQYFLCFPFDYNEN
- the LOC131020427 gene encoding uncharacterized protein LOC131020427 isoform X2; translation: MESDIGRVDGNSFEESENRFDLENSGIQHRGPEKIADVEAVRVIEGGDGGKNAVVLSCVGGERPQVADGGSVELVMGNESATGGVAGTRSVKKKIVKKTVIVKRVIMKRVPKRVLINRTEDGINLSEVRINDTDPASDVIENSNVVDEVIEKAGRFNEAKSLNPVNYEDTVNTADGLTQSLKPVNYVDTVKEKPSIVCDVLKEEDIIAEVPQNLEMVNALNVSGPVVGEEVDDLSLEMELEMSKTGTNANVSEQMMPRNHQSCLFIKDADDIKGNDVVCEVERNNLTMCSRDLEVYKGKFGLENITERGSTMAENQSRDCIMENQRIDIVKTADMELLTGKNVSPIGDICGILGGKDNGRPIVEAESCSGEVESDGEMEALERKEKRKTEIFLGGLSKGTKEENIREVFEDVGSVVEVRIVVNPTSGKNRGFAFVRFATAADAKNALAKYSEVEICGKHCNAAPVLGNDTIFLGNIDRNWKTGDLVELLEKAGIEKIDKVTIKADPNNTERNRGFAFVELQTSKDAQTAFKKLQEKDAFGKKQMVKVAWAQPLSDPAEEEISQVKSVYAEYLPSSWDEKKVKEFFKRFGEIESVALAKDLLSFRRNDIAFINYTTCDAALTCIEAVNRERLGDDCSKVKMAVSLAKTIPKRKQMRHTSNPTSRQNLEAKENASQISKKLRTPRNKGTATSSSYDHVKVVSRTSTTSTTEELVQLLRQQASTKNNPPPPGSGAVMPDHRFFLPGSKRPFSQVGHNPLSVEYQGLSRVRAESLYRISGPSSLSHGVDLLPSSYHHQPGPESINGRRSYPNRLQRSGPPPSCCLCVTVALLLCRPAAVTSSAIQARDRASYFEDTNPYHRY
- the LOC131020428 gene encoding inactive protein RESTRICTED TEV MOVEMENT 2-like, whose product is MAAKAVDREIVYEEFEPFCKWQRKEDRDVLEVHLQDFKKEQLKVQISNHGVLKISGERQIDASKHMKFYKEVAAPNTKYDTHAIHAKFVNSNLIITLPKTKLPSSPEPSKTDQPSKPSGGAQEKAPLPPLSAAAVQCQLQSCRQRQLMGSKLAKMAASLAATVVAVVVLAAYVHFMYKSTVDHI